The DNA sequence GAGGCAATAGCTAAACATGTGATTCTAACAGCATTAACCCTGTAGGTGTCTATGTTGGCCTTCCACATCCACAAATTCCTTTTCCACGCATTCAACCATATATATAtgagttccaaaaagcaaacattgattttgccattttatatacgggacacTGTTATATTAcgccactgtatgtaatgggatttgagcatccatgggagTCCCAGAATCAAACCCCAATAGTTTTGATTCCCTGCACTCCCAAGTAAGTCGTGttaaattcagtgggacttaaatgGATACAGAATTGCAGCCTAAGTTGCCTAGGTTTTAAATATTACTATCCTATTCATATctgatagccagcatggtgtagtggtttgagtgttggactatgactctggagaccaggattcaattcccaactcggccatgagaccttgagcaagtcacactctctcagcctcaggggaaggcaatggcaaaccacctctggacaaaccttgccaagaaaaccccatgacagggtccccttagggttgccgtaagtcagaaaggacttggaaggcacacaacgcacacaTATACATTCATGCCTACTCCAAGGTAAGCCCCTTATTCCAACAGGGATTACTGGACACATAATCCTTGGCCTTCAGAACTGAGGGCTCAGCGCTGTGTGTCTTGtctgccttaaagtcatttctgacctatggcaacccttaggctatcatagggttttcctggcaagtttcttcagaggaagtgttgccctagccttcccctgaggctgagagagtgtgacatgaccATATCTGgtcaagcatctgaggaagcagaataAAGTCTACGAAAGAGCGTTTTTtcctttcagttactctcaaaggtgctacaagatctctctgactTGACCAGAGccacccagcaggttttcatggccaagctgggatttgaaccctgatctccagagtcacagaccgACTCTCAACCCTGGACGCCACATTGGCTCACTACTGAACCCAAGTAAGTACTACAGaggacttgtagcacctttgagcctcactgaaagaaagaaaatggcaccatgagcttttgcagacttcagcctacttcctcagatgcatatatatATGCCACATAGTCATTCTCAGACACCTATGGAATACATATCTGTCTGTCCCTGGCTGCCACTCCActgaaagcatctgaggaagtggatttcAAGTCTCTGCGAAAGCTGCCGCTGCCACTTCCCCTCTCTCAGTGGTCTCCATGGCCAGGAGAAGGCCTCTCTCCGTCCTGACCTACTAACCCGGCTATTAGACCTCCGGAGACCTGAAAGCTCCGGCCAGAGAGGGCACCCACCTGCGTGTATTTGCGGAAGAACACCCCTTGGACTTTGCCGAAGACCTCGTAATCGACCGAGAGGAGGCCGTCTCCCTCGGCCATGGCTGGGGGGCCCTGGATCAAAAGACAGAGACACGTTAGaccgggagaggaggagggccgGGCCGGGCCATGTCCGCCACCCGCAGGGCTCCAGGCtcaagggaggagagagaggaggaggaggcaggaggagggaaACAAGGGCCCTTGCCCACTTCTCCAAGAGGAGGGACGAGGAGGAGGCGGGCCAGGGGCGCTTCCCCGCCGGTGCCGCCTTTCCTCGCAGCCTCATGGAGAGAGAAGAGCGGGCAGGAGCTGCCCCTTTCGGACCTGAGCAAGTTCTTCTGGCTCTGAGGTTCAGGTTCAGACTCCAAAACCAAGAGGCcttccccgcccctcagagcTTAGCCCCGCCTTCCAGCCAGAGACGGCCAAATCAGCGGCCAGCGCGCGCGCGTCACTCAGCCCCTCCCAACCGCCACTAACGGCTTTCTCCGTATAATAAATCAGTGATCAGTATCCTGGATTTCCtagggacttcagctcccagaatcccaaactattggccgacgtggctgaggcttctgggagtgaagtccaaatctcttaaagcacagtttggggaccacgaGTAATAGGGGCCAGTGCGCATGTGGCCCTATtactcagtggtccccaaactggtTCCCTTGCAGAGATTTGGACCTTCACTCCCAGAAGCCGTTTATAATGTCGCCGGGACCAACCGAAGTGCGGCTCGTGATaatcaagaaataataagaagaggTTTGTTTCCATAGGGCGGGGAGGAGGGGCACAGCAACGTCCCTCCCTCAAGATGatcggacttcaactcccagcatcgCCCGCCAGCATAAACCAACGTCAAggcatcatgggagttgtagtctgggaGCTGACAGCGGTGAGCGTGGTTATCGAAACAAACCGGAAGTGGCTAGAGCGAGCGCGACGCGTTGCTAAGCAACGGCTGTAAATAACCTCCAAAGGTTCTGATGGGTCCCGAGAACTTGCGCCAGGGCGCGCGCCAGCCCTAGTTGCCATAGCGACCGAGGCGCCCCGAGGCCTAGTCGCCTTTCTGACTGGCCGATCCCTGCCTCGCGTGGGACTGCGGCCGGTAACGGCTGCCAGCCTGGCAGGCCACCAGGAGGAGCCTCACCTCTCAGGACAAATACATACTAACCTTCCCACAAACACCGGACGCCTTTCTCCGGAGACCGAGAGGCCGATCCGAATCGAACACACACCTGTTTTCCTACTTTATGTTTGAACCAGTCGCCCGGAGGTAAGTCGCCTCTGCTGGGAAGAGCGCCCGGTCAGCCAGCCCTTGGGGGCCTTCCTCACTGGGATGGAGGCTGGGGATTCTCTgcctgtgtattattattattattattattattattattaatatcccgcccttctcccaaggctttaAACGTTAAAAAACAGagtgcagttaaaaacatacaaaaatagtatattaaaatagaattgaattgtaacaataattaaaacaaattcagtaCTAAAATcccatttaaaagattaaaatgcttaaaatacattaaaacaatattgtATGTATAATTAAAgcaatgtattatatatatacacacacacagagtatatgtacagtcagccctccatatttaaTACTAAAATCAAAAttgaaagattaaaatgcttaaaatacattaaaacaatagtgtgtgtgtgtgtgtgtgtgtttgtgtatatatgtatatatacgcaCACACATTAAAGCAGTGAGGCTaagggctctctggctgaatattcttcACCCGCCcttccttcctaaactacaagtcccagaatgcatcAGGAGGCAGGCACAGCATTTAAAGCGAATTAGTCTCGTTTTAAGAGGGTAAAGTGATAAGATCATAAGGTGAACTCatcaggtttttcttggcaatggcaatggcagattcatttatatactgcttcatgccACACagagcagtctctaagcagtttacagccgtaagccaattgcccccaacaatctgggtactcctcggaaggatgccaggctgtcgacccagagcccctggctgctgttgaactcacaaccctgtggtTTGTGCATGAGCGGCTGCAGTGCTGGCAgaggttcagagggggttggccattgccatcctctgaggctgagagagtgtgacttgcccaaggtcacccagagggtttccatggccaagcaggagtcagaccatggcctccagagtcatagtccagcactcaaaccattacgtcATGCTGGCTTCTCTACACATATCTAATTGCACCTATTTTAGTTGTACTCCGCTGTGGTTGCTTTAGAGTTAGTGTACTAGTAATCCTCAGTCAAATATCTATCAGGACATATCAACATTATCCTATTTTGCTGTTTCCATTTCAGGTCAGTAACCTCACAGAAAAATAGGATTGGCCATCATATATTATTGTGTTTTCTGAGACCTTCCATGATGGATAAACCCACTATTTAAGTATTCTGCATGCTACCAATGGTCAGCGAGATGCTATAGAGTGACGCAAAGCAGGATAGTGATCTTCACTCATAATTAGTAGTCTCCATCCTCTGATAGAAAAAGGCATTTCAGGAGCTTGATTAGAAATACCAGTTCTAGTATCTCCTGGTCAGACGTGGTTGGCACACAGTTCTGTCCTGGGAATATTTAGGAAATATTACTGTTATACATTTTATATAGAAATGCCTTTCAGATCTCCAAGATGGAGTTGGTTCAGAATACAGCTAGCACATTAGTAACTATGACAAGAGATTATGAGTATTTCACACCTATGCCTGAAGAATTCACTGTCTACTTTGTGTTTCCCAGTACAATTTCTGATGCTAGTGCTTGTTCTCAAAGCTCCATACAGGATTCTAGAAAGAAGGCCACAAACATACCATGTATGTAACTTGTTGCATTCATTCCCCCAAGCTTTACTGGAAATGCTGAATGGCTCAGTTGCAGCTGACTCCGTGTTCACATATGGATCCAACAGCATGCAATCCAAATCTTCCTGCCAGGAGAGATGTCGCACAGAGGCGCTCAAAGAACAGTCCCAGCTAAAGCACCTGAGGACTAATATCCAGCAACAGCACATGTCCAGCAAAGATAAGAAGCAGTCTCATCTTCATATCCAAAAAGGACACAGTGCTTCCTCTTCTCAGTCTGCAGAAAGCACTCGGCTGATTTTAGAGAAGGCAGGCTTCTATTCCGCTGGCCCTTGCGACTGGTACCTCAAAGGCCAAGCCAGCTCTCTGCCCTTTCATTGGAGAACCAAACGGAGAGAAGGTGTTGACAGGTCATACCCACTTAAACCAGTCTTTCATCCTAACGTGGGGAATCCTGACCTTTCCAGTTCCTCAACCAGAGAGACTCCTATTGGTACTAGCtcagagaaaaaaggaagattaCCTACTGTCAAGGTTCAGCATAGTAGAGTGCCATGCCCTTCTCCTATTGAAgaatccaaaaaagcaacttctcATTCACAGTGGGCAGAGTCGGGCTACATTCAAAAACTGGAGGCTGCTGGACGGAGCTTGGAGGAAGAGATCCAGCGAAAGGAGGCCCTCCTCAGGGAAAAGCTGAGGAGAACAGAAGATGAGCTTCGAAGAATCCAGTGGGAAAGGCAGCAGGCTGAGGCAGAAGCAAGAAGGGAGCAAGGAGCACTATGGGTCCCGGAGAGGAAAGCAGCAGGTATTGTGCCGGATTGTTTTTCCAGATCTACAGTCCAACTTCATGCCTGTCAAAAGGCACATGTTTCAGAGAGCCCCATAGCCTCAGTGGGGTCAGTGGGGGTTGCTGTGCTTCCCAAGACAATTCATATTGAAAGGCTAAAAAAACAAAGGTTGGTGGCCAGCAACAGTAAAATTCAAGAAAACGCACACCACATTTCAGCCACTACTAGCTCAGAAAGGGCTCCTGTGCATGACCCAGCTGTTTCAGTAGCAACCCCTTCAGAGCAGGTTGACTGTTTGGCAGCAGAACCATCATTACATAGGGAGGCTCCAAGCGGTGTGGAGGAGAGGGCAGAGTGCTGTATCTGTGGGAGGAGACTTTACCGCTCCAGACTGGAGAAGCATGTAAGCATCTGCAGCAAGAATCATGGCTCCAAGAGAAAAGTGTTTGATTCGAGCAAAGCTAGAGCAAAGGGCACAGAACTGGAGACTTATCACCTCATGAATGGCTCAGATATCTCCAAGGTAATACACATACCtagttattatatatatatcctgctGTTTCTTTTGTTTGTATGGTGATTTTATCCAGTCTCTGATATAAGTGCTGACCAGCCTGAGTTCTCCTTAgttttaataaaataacataccaGCATCATTTCCTTCAGACCATTTTCTGGCATGCATTTCGTATGGCTTGGAAGAAATTCCCCCGAAGGTATGCAGAGTTACAGATAACTCTTGAAGATCCCTAAAGTGCCTCTGTTTTCCATTCAATATTTAAATGTAGTCACAAGTAAGGTACCATAATATCAAGAAACTGCACCAGACAAGATTCCAGAAAGAAACATGAAATCTAAGTTAATCTAAGTTAAGTTCAAGTCTCTGAAATCTGGGCTAGAGAGGATAGGCTTTAAATTATTAGACCTcttttgtcaaaaaaaaaaaaaaaaagagcaggtCCGAGGATGAAAAAAACAAGTGCTCAGAACTATCAAGTTAAAATAGGAGAACACATAACATTAAGTAAAAGTCATAGTCATAAAATAGCATTACAGTTAGGAGCTCATGGATATTTGTACTTAGGAGTCACAGAATAGGAAAGGCTAATGCAATTAGAAATCCTGTTCAGAGTATGTCTGATTTCATCATCCAGTTAACTCAGTTAAATATTCACAGTTCTAGAGACCAAAAAACATCTACACTCCAATGACAATATTCCATTAACTTGAATTAGGCTAAGTTAGATAGAAAATGCAGTGGTTTCGGTTTGCCATGGGCCTATGAACAAGATGACCTGACTTTATTTTTAGTCATTCAGTTCAGCCAGTAAGTCTGGTCTTCATATACATTGTGTGGTTTGACTTGTCCAATTACTGCATTAGAAATATCCAGTCCTCCATGTGCATGATAGAAAGAAACATCAAGAAACAGCATGATGTGAGCTACCAGGGTTGTACTAATGGTTTCTTCTATTCCACCTTGTCACTACAGGGAAAAACTTCCAATCAGTGCTCTGAGGCTTCCAGGCAAAGCAGTGACAGATCTAAGCAAAGCAACTGGAAACAGAAGCATGAATCTTTCATCACGACATTGCGCAGGGCTCGTGAGGTCCAACGAGTAATCTCCAAAGGGGGGAAGGCCTCAGATCTACCCCCAGCACCTGCCATGAACCCAGACTACAAACTGTGCCCATATTGCAGCCGTCAGTTTGCACCTAAGGTAGCTGAGAGACACATTCCCAAGTGCAAGAACATTAAGAACAGACCCCCACCACCACACCAAAAGAAACATTGCTAGTAGTGGACCAAGGTGACTTCTGCAACTACCAGTTGAATTGAGGCTCACTGCTGTTTCCCTGTTCAACAGTGTTTCCAatattgttgcttttaaaaaatactaaagtATAAAATTAGTGAAAAGCCCATGAACTATGAACAGATTGATTAAAGCCTTTGTATTATATGCTAAGATCAGAATATTAAGAAAATAGAGAGGTTTTTCATTTTCTGGGGCTGCTACTATAAGTGCTCAGTTCCCCTCCTATGTAATTGTTCACAAGAATTGCTTTGGCAGAAAGTGGAATTTCAGTCTACCCCTTACAATGTTGCATTGGTATGCTATAAAGAAGTCCTACtgccaaatattggaaagggATTATCACTGCCTTCTCCCATGAGCAGTTTCTTCTAGACATCTGCTAAGTGGGACCATAATTCTTTGTTTACCTATCCTGCTGGGGACATTTTGAGTTTCCTAGGTTTTAAAGCTACCTAAATGTACAGTTTTGTgttgacgacaacaacaaaaaagcacttTTCTTCAGTATAATTCAAAATAAGATTAATATTATTAGCCTAACAACTGCTACTAGCATAACAACTGGAAACGTATGATACTTTTTTGAATGTATCACACTGAATTCAGTGCTTGCTAGTGGAACGTTTCTGTCAATCTCACCCCATGCTGCCTAAAAATCAGCATTGGTAGGTTTCCTGGCACTCCCGACTTGGTTTTTAGGGCAGACAGGTGTGCAGCAGAAAGCAGGGAGATCACCCTTTCCTGATTCATCTATTCTACTAGTAAAAGTCCATCCTGAGATCCTGCCTACTGCATGTTCCTTCTCATATTTGATTTGGAAGTTTCTAGTCACCTAGTCTCTATAGTCACTTTCTTTGCCCATGTTCAGCTACTAACACTCAGTTTGTCTCATCTCTTCAAAGGTATCTCTAAGAAAACAGCTGCATAGAAACTAGAAATGATTATATTAGGATATATTATTTCAGTGTGATCTGATGTTGCTCATTTCCTACACCTTTATGCAGCCATAACCtcaaggaaaaggaaatgtgagATGGTTCAGGAAATATGCATTTGGGATAGTTGTCACTTTAGCAGCTAAGACATCTGAGAGGTGGCCAGCCAAAGGAAGTGTTCAACAAATAAGGAGAATGATATAAACAAATAAGGAGAAtgatatacaaaataaaacagctgGCATTCTTACAGTGTCAAAAACAAATGTAATCTGTAGGAAAATATGAATAACATGGTAATTTGTATGGCAAAGCAAAAGTATAAATTATTAACTGGGAATCCAAAGCATGGAAGAATATACTGCCATTTTGTCACAATTTCTTCCCAAATACCAACTTCATTTTATGCATTATAACATTTTAACATTACGTGGTTCAAAAGAATTGCTACACATTTTCTGTTAGATCCAAAATACAAGACTGATGCAAAAACCACTTCTCTGCACTGCATGTATAGCCCCTAAAAATtccccttgtttttttttttaacaagtgtTTTTAAATCCAAGAAGGTTATCAAAGCAAAGGGGCTCAACTTTCCCTGGTACCAGACAAGTGGAAGATATAGACCCATTTCAGAAGGAATTAGAGAAAAATCCAGGGCCTATTTCAGGTGGTggcagtttaaaaattatttctataaTAAAATAGGCCTGTCATCCTTACAGGTAGAAAAACCAGAAACgtgcattatttaaaaaataaaatactaaattacAATGCTGGATTCTGCACTTGCTCATTATTACTAGAGAATACAGAATATATTGGCCAAATTTGCATGGAAGAATAAATCAATGTTCTAGAAAATCCTGGCTTGCAAACAGAACAACACAGCCAACGATTCCATGCCAGCctaataaaaaacaatttttaatttgatcaaatccgcaaatatccaGAACAAACAAATTGTGAACCAACGGACACAGCTTGTTCATGGTAACCTAGGATTTTCCAGAATTATTGCCATACAGTCTTAACTGCTGCCTCTTTCCACAAGAACATGAGGCATTTATCCTGTCTCCCTGGAATCacttcttatctctttttttctttttcttttcagtagagccacaagcttggtagattaaggaaatgctgtgaatgtagcatatcttaatttcagta is a window from the Sceloporus undulatus isolate JIND9_A2432 ecotype Alabama chromosome 1, SceUnd_v1.1, whole genome shotgun sequence genome containing:
- the ZC2HC1C gene encoding LOW QUALITY PROTEIN: zinc finger C2HC domain-containing protein 1C (The sequence of the model RefSeq protein was modified relative to this genomic sequence to represent the inferred CDS: inserted 1 base in 1 codon), which codes for MAQLQLTPCSHMDPTACNPNLPXQERCRTEALKEQSQLKHLRTNIQQQHMSSKDKKQSHLHIQKGHSASSSQSAESTRLILEKAGFYSAGPCDWYLKGQASSLPFHWRTKRREGVDRSYPLKPVFHPNVGNPDLSSSSTRETPIGTSSEKKGRLPTVKVQHSRVPCPSPIEESKKATSHSQWAESGYIQKLEAAGRSLEEEIQRKEALLREKLRRTEDELRRIQWERQQAEAEARREQGALWVPERKAAGIVPDCFSRSTVQLHACQKAHVSESPIASVGSVGVAVLPKTIHIERLKKQRLVASNSKIQENAHHISATTSSERAPVHDPAVSVATPSEQVDCLAAEPSLHREAPSGVEERAECCICGRRLYRSRLEKHVSICSKNHGSKRKVFDSSKARAKGTELETYHLMNGSDISKGKTSNQCSEASRQSSDRSKQSNWKQKHESFITTLRRAREVQRVISKGGKASDLPPAPAMNPDYKLCPYCSRQFAPKVAERHIPKCKNIKNRPPPPHQKKHC